A region from the Salidesulfovibrio onnuriiensis genome encodes:
- a CDS encoding response regulator, with protein MPEKSTLLIVDDSPDNIWFLSENLKDDFALLYATSGKEALEIANSAQKIDLILLDIIMPEMDGFEVCRVLKSDPQTKGIPVVFLTSRSLEEDEAKGFELGAQDYITKPFSIKIVKARVSSILNLERELQRRLELKNQMEELNKQLEAQVKNRLSDLEKAQHALKTYEERYQSIFHNRPDKDRKKRLLIVDDVADNIFILRNNLADKYEVLYSINGQEALKTAFSEDSPDLILLDIMMPGMDGYEVCARLKADIRTRDIPVIFITALGEDVDQVKGLEYGAVDYITKPFSMPVVQARIQAVLHLKTEMDRRLNLTRELEDMNRELEKRVRERAQELRLTEKRLKLTEEKYKSIFENAIEGVFQTTREGRFLNANPALVELFGYSSVSELINSVTNIREQLYASPEVRDEYSRLLEEKGEVDNFEAEFRKKNGQKIWLSISAKKLTNSNDDSFYQGFVVDISRRKTAEDDLERINRELEQLVEARTEELRNKTRELELANTVLRRQDEMKTELVSSVSHDLRTPLTSLLGFTKLISKEFINTFQPLSEGEDRLQKKSKRIVDNLEIIATEGERLTRLINDFLDISKIEEGRIEWDDQEVDLAAVFAQSIRAVQGDFAEKKSVSLSTEVHDDVPRLILDPDRIIQVLVNLLNNAAKHTFEGSVHMAAEVEPSGAVVVRISDTGTGIPPDKLETIFDKFQQVTKGDTMHDAPKGSGLGLTICRKILDHYGGRIWAESKLDMGSTFFFRLPVRCRADAQ; from the coding sequence ATGCCAGAAAAAAGCACCTTGCTCATAGTGGACGATTCGCCGGACAATATTTGGTTTTTGAGTGAAAACCTGAAGGACGACTTTGCCCTGCTCTATGCAACCAGCGGCAAGGAGGCCCTTGAGATTGCCAATTCCGCGCAGAAAATCGATCTTATTCTCCTGGACATCATCATGCCGGAAATGGACGGATTCGAAGTCTGCAGGGTCCTCAAGTCCGATCCGCAGACCAAGGGCATTCCCGTGGTATTTCTCACCTCACGTTCCCTGGAGGAAGACGAGGCCAAGGGATTCGAGCTGGGAGCACAGGATTACATCACCAAACCGTTCAGCATCAAGATCGTCAAGGCGCGGGTCAGTTCCATACTGAACCTGGAAAGGGAGCTTCAGCGCAGGCTGGAACTCAAGAACCAGATGGAGGAACTGAACAAGCAGCTCGAAGCGCAGGTGAAGAACCGCTTGAGCGACCTTGAGAAGGCCCAGCATGCCTTGAAGACCTACGAGGAACGCTATCAGTCTATTTTCCATAACCGGCCCGACAAGGACAGAAAGAAACGCCTGCTGATCGTGGATGATGTGGCCGACAACATATTCATCCTCAGGAACAACCTGGCCGACAAATATGAGGTCCTGTATTCCATCAACGGGCAGGAGGCCCTCAAGACGGCCTTTTCCGAAGATTCTCCCGACCTGATCCTTCTGGACATCATGATGCCGGGCATGGACGGTTATGAGGTGTGCGCCCGCCTCAAGGCCGATATCCGCACCCGTGATATCCCGGTCATCTTCATCACCGCCCTGGGCGAGGATGTGGACCAGGTCAAGGGCCTGGAATACGGGGCCGTGGACTACATTACCAAACCTTTCAGCATGCCCGTGGTCCAGGCCAGGATCCAGGCCGTGCTGCATCTCAAGACCGAGATGGACAGGCGGCTGAACCTGACCAGGGAACTCGAGGACATGAACCGGGAGCTGGAAAAACGGGTCCGCGAACGGGCCCAGGAACTCCGGCTCACCGAGAAGCGGCTCAAGCTTACAGAGGAAAAATACAAGAGCATCTTTGAAAACGCCATTGAGGGCGTCTTCCAGACCACTCGCGAGGGACGTTTCCTCAATGCAAACCCCGCCCTGGTCGAGCTGTTCGGTTATTCGTCCGTGTCGGAACTGATCAATTCCGTGACCAACATCAGGGAACAGCTGTATGCCTCCCCTGAGGTACGGGATGAATATTCCCGCCTGCTGGAAGAAAAGGGAGAGGTGGATAATTTCGAAGCCGAGTTCCGGAAAAAAAACGGACAAAAAATTTGGCTCAGCATCTCTGCTAAAAAACTGACCAACAGCAACGACGACTCCTTCTATCAAGGATTTGTCGTGGATATATCCCGGAGAAAGACCGCAGAGGACGATCTGGAACGGATCAACAGGGAACTGGAGCAACTGGTGGAGGCCAGGACCGAAGAACTGCGCAACAAGACACGGGAGTTGGAACTGGCCAACACGGTTCTTCGCCGACAGGACGAGATGAAGACGGAACTGGTTTCCTCGGTCTCCCACGACCTGCGCACTCCGCTGACCTCCCTTCTCGGGTTCACCAAGCTTATCAGCAAGGAATTCATCAACACGTTTCAGCCCCTCAGCGAGGGCGAGGACCGGCTGCAAAAGAAAAGCAAACGCATTGTGGACAACCTTGAAATCATTGCCACGGAGGGAGAACGCCTGACGCGGCTGATCAACGATTTTCTCGATATCTCCAAGATAGAGGAAGGCCGTATCGAATGGGATGACCAGGAGGTGGACCTGGCAGCGGTGTTTGCGCAATCGATCCGCGCGGTTCAAGGGGATTTCGCCGAGAAGAAAAGTGTTTCGCTGTCCACCGAGGTCCATGACGACGTGCCCCGGCTCATCCTCGACCCGGACAGGATCATACAGGTATTGGTGAACCTCCTGAACAATGCGGCCAAGCATACCTTCGAAGGGAGCGTGCACATGGCCGCCGAAGTGGAGCCCAGCGGAGCGGTGGTCGTCCGGATTTCGGACACGGGAACAGGAATTCCGCCGGACAAGCTGGAAACCATTTTCGACAAGTTCCAGCAGGTGACCAAGGGCGACACCATGCACGATGCGCCCAAGGGAAGCGGTCTCGGGCTGACCATCTGCCGCAAGATACTGGACCATTACGGGGGACGCATCTGGGCCGAGTCCAAGCTGGATATGGGGAGTACGTTCTTCTTCCGCCTTCCCGTCAGGTGCAGGGCGGACGCACAATAA
- a CDS encoding hybrid sensor histidine kinase/response regulator: MRFGQGKPLTFTVVIGLVAVTTILLGVFGALRYRTEKQHNLEKLSAAMDALASQLAISLRTPVWNYDEDQINDIIHSAMQDRQVYAVSVKYGEDRTAIARNDQWQAVSSDTVSGGEDLLRDSRKLVYKNREIGEFTLFYSPRFMEEELKSFLGNIISAILAVDGILIITLFLLIRTTIISPLQAVKEYASRVSQGDSAVTDVETGGSLELQSMQQSIHGMVRELELRYKALMESREALAQAELEYRSIFENALVGIFRFSPAGNFITANTAMADILGYDTPEELIGSITDIREQLCVDSADTARLLSLAESESGSRGYEARIHCKDGQVIWGALFARVIRDADRNVLHYDGILVDVTQVKLAEQELAEMNAHLEELVEERTRELAVAKENAEAASSFKSEFLARMSHEIRTPMNAVIGLTNLVLKTKLDKTQRDYLEKVKDSSNHLLGIINDILDFSKIEAGRLELDSVGFLLTSTIDRISGLFADKAAEKELELFYIIDNNTPLSLVGDPLRLGQILINLISNAVKFTHHGQIVLKVGPQAEAPRDENSVSLHFSVQDSGIGIDPKVANSLFEPFKQADGSISRKYGGTGLGLSICQRLVALMGGKLWVESEPGQGSTFQFTATFGRQKGSRQRSLIAPIDLRGLRVLIVDDNDTARLLFTEMLGNLGFETQCVESAEQALDMLRNDNGASRFDLVLMDLKLPGMDGFELAQVIREDPALGDSLKLLLVTMYGRDEVLLKMKTHDTGIDGYLLKPVSSSDMFNAIMEIFGHDEAMLHRVEIDRTKEIKGLEGIGGARILLVEDNEINQGVATAILESANLMVEVADNGKEAVGMIRAQQERNQPYDAVLMDIQMPEMDGYEATRIIREELRLQGLPVIAMTAHALIGDKEKCLESGMNDYVAKPIDENQLFSALIQWIEPREREYEKRPVQKAEVADNSWPDRPGNMRELDIDAGLERIKNNGPLYRRLLHNFLCDYGTCVETVRHLLDTQAHDELKALVHTIKGTSGNLGAGPLFAAARQFDGALKKESPDSWQGHYEEFAREMEALISVLQELPLEEQDTSGNGSKPLRECDMVEVEESLKEFHALLLQRSTDVIDRLPLLSEIVPAKLHEELRELSDSVYKLNTEKSLDVLMKIAQALKVEL; the protein is encoded by the coding sequence ATGCGGTTCGGTCAGGGAAAGCCATTGACGTTCACGGTGGTCATCGGATTGGTCGCCGTGACCACCATCCTTCTGGGCGTTTTCGGGGCCCTGCGCTATCGGACCGAAAAACAGCACAACCTGGAAAAGCTCTCGGCCGCCATGGACGCCCTGGCCTCGCAATTAGCCATCAGTCTCAGAACTCCCGTGTGGAACTATGATGAAGACCAGATCAACGACATCATCCACAGCGCCATGCAGGACAGACAGGTCTATGCCGTTAGCGTGAAATACGGCGAAGACCGCACAGCCATCGCACGTAATGATCAATGGCAGGCTGTTTCTTCCGACACTGTCTCCGGCGGGGAAGACCTGCTCAGGGATTCGCGGAAGCTGGTTTACAAGAACCGGGAGATTGGCGAATTCACCCTCTTCTACTCTCCCCGGTTCATGGAGGAGGAGCTCAAGTCCTTTCTTGGGAATATCATCAGCGCCATCCTTGCGGTGGACGGCATACTCATCATCACCCTGTTCCTGCTGATACGCACGACCATCATCTCGCCGCTCCAGGCGGTAAAAGAATATGCCAGCAGGGTCAGCCAGGGAGATTCCGCCGTCACGGATGTGGAGACCGGAGGCAGCCTGGAGCTCCAGAGCATGCAGCAATCCATTCACGGCATGGTCCGGGAACTGGAACTGCGCTACAAGGCGCTCATGGAATCGAGGGAGGCCTTGGCCCAGGCCGAGCTCGAATACCGCTCCATCTTCGAGAACGCCCTGGTGGGTATTTTCAGGTTTTCACCCGCCGGCAATTTCATCACGGCCAATACGGCCATGGCCGATATCCTCGGATACGACACCCCTGAGGAGCTCATCGGCTCCATAACCGATATCCGCGAACAGCTCTGCGTTGATTCGGCAGATACCGCAAGGCTGCTTTCCCTGGCTGAATCGGAGAGCGGCTCTCGCGGATACGAGGCCCGGATCCACTGCAAGGACGGGCAAGTCATTTGGGGCGCCCTGTTTGCCAGAGTCATCCGGGATGCGGACAGGAATGTCCTTCATTACGACGGAATCCTCGTGGACGTGACCCAGGTGAAGCTGGCCGAGCAGGAACTGGCCGAAATGAACGCGCACCTGGAGGAACTGGTGGAGGAGCGAACTAGGGAACTGGCCGTGGCCAAGGAAAATGCCGAGGCGGCAAGTTCGTTCAAGAGCGAATTCCTGGCCAGGATGAGCCACGAGATCAGAACTCCCATGAACGCCGTCATCGGGCTAACCAACCTGGTGCTCAAGACCAAGCTGGACAAGACCCAGCGGGACTATCTGGAAAAGGTCAAGGACTCCTCGAACCACCTGCTCGGCATCATCAACGACATACTCGATTTTTCCAAGATCGAGGCCGGGCGTCTGGAGCTGGACTCCGTGGGCTTTTTGCTCACTTCAACCATCGACCGCATATCCGGCCTGTTCGCGGACAAGGCCGCGGAAAAAGAACTCGAACTGTTCTACATCATCGACAACAACACTCCCCTTTCCCTGGTGGGCGATCCCCTGAGGCTGGGCCAGATTCTCATCAACCTCATCAGCAATGCGGTCAAATTCACTCATCATGGGCAGATCGTGCTCAAGGTCGGCCCTCAGGCAGAAGCGCCCCGGGACGAAAATAGCGTGTCTCTTCATTTCTCGGTGCAGGACAGCGGGATCGGCATCGACCCAAAGGTCGCCAATTCCCTTTTCGAGCCCTTCAAGCAGGCCGATGGCTCCATTTCGCGCAAATATGGAGGCACCGGCCTGGGGCTTTCCATCTGCCAGCGTCTGGTTGCCCTCATGGGGGGGAAGCTGTGGGTGGAAAGCGAGCCCGGCCAGGGCAGCACCTTCCAATTCACCGCCACCTTCGGAAGGCAGAAAGGGAGCCGCCAGCGGTCCCTGATCGCCCCCATCGATCTTCGCGGTCTGCGGGTACTCATCGTGGACGACAATGACACCGCCCGGCTGCTGTTTACCGAAATGCTCGGAAATCTCGGGTTTGAAACGCAGTGCGTTGAATCCGCCGAACAGGCACTGGACATGCTCCGAAACGACAATGGGGCATCCCGCTTCGACCTTGTTCTCATGGACCTCAAATTGCCGGGCATGGACGGTTTCGAGTTGGCCCAGGTCATCCGGGAGGACCCGGCTCTGGGCGACAGCCTGAAACTGCTTCTGGTGACCATGTACGGCCGCGACGAAGTTTTGCTGAAAATGAAAACCCACGATACCGGCATCGACGGATACCTGCTCAAACCTGTCAGCTCCTCGGACATGTTCAACGCCATCATGGAGATTTTCGGGCACGACGAGGCCATGTTGCACAGGGTTGAGATAGACAGGACCAAGGAAATCAAGGGACTGGAGGGAATCGGCGGGGCCAGGATTCTTCTGGTGGAAGACAATGAAATCAACCAGGGCGTGGCCACGGCGATTCTGGAAAGCGCCAATCTCATGGTCGAGGTCGCCGACAATGGAAAGGAAGCCGTGGGCATGATCCGAGCGCAGCAGGAACGCAATCAGCCCTACGATGCAGTCCTCATGGATATTCAGATGCCTGAAATGGATGGATACGAGGCCACGCGGATCATTCGCGAGGAATTGCGCCTCCAGGGGCTTCCCGTCATTGCGATGACCGCACATGCCCTTATCGGCGACAAGGAAAAATGCCTTGAATCCGGCATGAACGACTATGTGGCGAAACCTATTGATGAAAACCAGTTGTTTTCAGCATTGATCCAATGGATCGAGCCCAGGGAGCGGGAATACGAAAAACGTCCCGTTCAGAAGGCGGAAGTCGCGGATAACTCATGGCCGGACCGCCCGGGCAACATGCGGGAGCTGGACATTGATGCCGGATTGGAACGCATCAAGAACAATGGCCCGCTCTACAGAAGACTTCTGCACAACTTCCTGTGCGATTACGGCACATGCGTTGAAACGGTACGTCATCTGCTGGACACGCAGGCCCATGACGAACTCAAGGCGTTAGTTCATACCATCAAGGGGACTTCGGGAAATCTCGGGGCCGGCCCACTGTTCGCAGCCGCCCGGCAGTTCGATGGAGCACTGAAAAAGGAATCGCCGGATTCCTGGCAAGGCCACTATGAAGAATTTGCAAGGGAAATGGAGGCGCTTATCAGCGTGCTTCAGGAGTTGCCGCTGGAGGAACAAGACACGTCCGGCAACGGTTCCAAACCGCTCCGGGAATGCGATATGGTGGAAGTGGAGGAATCGCTGAAAGAATTCCATGCCCTGCTCCTTCAAAGAAGCACCGACGTCATCGACCGGCTGCCCCTGCTTTCGGAAATCGTACCGGCCAAGTTGCATGAGGAGCTCCGGGAGCTTTCCGACTCAGTATACAAGCTCAATACGGAAAAATCCTTGGATGTATTGATGAAAATAGCCCAGGCACTCAAAGTGGAGCTGTAA